cgttacctctACATAACGTTATTctgtaaatagttttaaattatgaaaatacatacaaaatgtttgattttaataattgagtttgaaatatatagaatttttatattattaaaataactcCAATACTTTTAGCGAAATAACCAAATTAGCTTTACGTTACCTTTTCAACTTTTCGAATCGGTAGGCATCCTAGGATTTTACTCAACGGACAAAATATCTCAGCAATATATTATATGAGATTTACTGAAGGTCATCATGTAAATCTCAAATCTTTTGTGAGTTGagtcgattgttcgattgttcgaacaatcgactatttcctgaaaaaagtcgaaaagtcaaaatcgactttttggttggaaaaaagtcgaacattcgattatgttatctcaaaagtcgaatagtcgaaaatagtcgattaaagtcgaaaatagtcgataaaagtcgactttttagattgttaaaaaaaatattgcacttgctttttttgtagtgtatgctaatatcagcgttgccgctttggtccaattggaccaaaattggtagtttcaagttaacaaattgacttttggtagtttggttggtttgttccgatatttgtcgtattttggtaggctacgatattgctgaatacataagtatttttaagaacaaaataattaaaataaatgtgtatttatttagtagtgttgagttcaaaaaatgccaaagggctctcaaaacttttattttctaataatatgtgttaaactctgcttcaatatttcagtttcatctgacactttaaatatccaaatatggaaattaggacgcgtactttttttctatatgaaacttatttgtgttgaattttttcgggataccaacacttttaggtgttttatgctcgtttaagtaattttcggaagggggccttatatgggagctatggtcaattatgaattgaatttttaggctatgtgaaatacatggacaaccagccagacagacgtacggaaggacatcgtgaaatcgactcaaaaataaaatctcgaaaactgaacgattttaacatatttatgattgtagtgtaattaaataactttcatcgtctgggtaattttatagcagcaataatataattttaagttaactatttattttgaaacgaatccatatagcatttctcaaatattttaaatttggtaggttttggtagtttttaattagaaatttggtaggaaaaatattttatgagtggcatcgaaaattactttttgatggtaaaatactcagtaaaacagccctcatctatggtgtgaatttcgtaactatttattttgaaacgaatccatatagcatttctcaaatattttaaatttggtaggttttggtactttttaattagaaatttggtaggaaaaatattttatgagtggcaacgctggctaatatatgtaaataataaataaataaatgtttataaaataaagcttttttctacacaaaattcttacattattctaactattatcgcctagataaatttcatttttattgctaaacattacaaaaggcgcatcaataaatgtagaaaccatgtatttttacaagaaatggtaaaatgttgaaaaaagtcggaaagtcgaaaatagtcgaaaaaagacgattaactaaaaagtcgaaaattcgaaaagtcgacttcaTAAAAAAAGTCGACTTCATAAACTACataagtcgactttttaaaaaacggaaaaagtcgaaatgtcgactttttgtttcagctatagaaccctaatcTACAGTAGTACAGCTAGTAATAATTTTTAGCTGCGCCATCTGTTGTTGAATAGCTTTACCAAACCTCAACTTTAAACTAcagccaaagtaaattaataaagtacttTGACTACAGCTGTCTCATCGTAAAAATAACGAAAACGAAATGCATTAGGGCAAAAAACATGGAATAAAAATGAGAATGAAAAAAGCCGATAATTATTGATTTCCTTTAAGGGTGccagattaaaaattttagctgcAATAAGGGAATTTGTgggaaataatttttgtgtacttatttCCTAGGTCAACTAATTTATACATATTACTAAAGTAAATTCCTGAATAATACTTAAACAAAGAAGttctttatatatgtatttaatttagtatataatattttaaataattggcCCCCCATCTCgtgaacaatattttatttgaatactaaGTAGTGACCCAAAAGTAGTAaccaagtaaaaaaaaatagtgtccCAAATGTAGTAACcaagtaacaaaaaataaaacgaaataaagtttatcatgaacaaaaatatccatataaatatattgttaaaatcccacatgtattcgatacatatggaattctaTGTGTAAAAATGCatgttatacatacgattcataatttccatgTTCACACGTACGTATGTAATTGCGTGTGACAtgacctctattagtttatactATGTATGTTGTTTCGCTGCATAAAACCTGCGGACAAcgtcaaatgttaacaaaatacgCAGTGTCATTATCGACATCTACTTCAGAATAGTACCAAAAGTGTATACTAGAATTACTAAAATGTACTAGTAAAGCTATGTGTACAGCTCAGAAAATGATTAACGCTGCAGCCACACGATGAAGTTTTTCTTGATAGCCTTTTACATATACTGTTtgccaaaatttataaaaatttaatgctGTGACTCGTCATAACGTAGGCTGCacgcaaatttaaaataattttagtacgaattgtgcaaaaaaaatttaatcagctgttttgttgattgaaaattgaaacaccaactcaaggcgaattcatacaaggtggtgtcagttctacaaaaacaacaattggtcttaacaaatgtcaaaaaacctaaatgaaaaattaaacaaataagtatttaaacttaatatagtgtagacagttgaatagtgagggctttacttatttatgtaaacaataaacattttgttaataagcttaaaatatgtagatatttaaatacaaaaacaagctttgacagttgttagaaccaaaaagcgaaaaaaattatcagcttgATGATAAATTGAATGCGTGTttgtttcaattcttaaaagtgtgactatattagtaaaaaagtgtgagcgtattaaaacttgaaagaaaaaacatgatcgtgtaacccccaagtAATAAAACCATGTTAAAAACATGTTGAAACATATGGTTGTTAAccaattattgaatatttttctgacaacgttgtaagatctgacaaccgtgtaccagaagtttcaacataagttctcatggttgtgttaaccattttctgacaatctgacaaccgtgtatacgtagcttaAGTCTCTGGTTCCAATGTCTACATATGGTCTCAAAAGAAGTACATAGTCAATAGTATTATCGTCAGTGGTAGATTTCCAATGACACATGTTAAATGTCTATAGTAAATAGCATTGTCTGGGGTATAATTAGTCACTAGTACAGTACTAAGTCAGTTCAGCGTTATAACTATATatctaatacatttttaaatcattttatttaatgtttaaggTAAATTATGTGGGGAATTTCTGGGAACATTACATACATCTGGCATCTTTATAAATTGTGTGTATTTCATTTTCTCTCAGCTAATTCTCTACAACAGAATTTATTGTCGGTTGCAAAAacaagaaatgaaataaaactaagtgcatcataattcaaaaattcataacgaaattcattaaaaaatatttcaaaatataaagtaATAAGTTTTGCAAATGAATGCTAAATTATAATTATGAAAAGACACatttctaaatgaaattttaataaaacataagtCCTCTGAAGATTTATAGAAATAACGAACGAGAAGAGACACAGAAAAAGAAAACGCAGACAAATTCAAATCGAATATTAACCcctcaaacaaaagaaaaggaGAAAAACACAGTGGGCAGAAGATACAACAACAATAGACAAGTAGAACTGTGCAAAAAAGGGGGGcttgtttataataaaagtgAGTTTGGTAAATTGTTGTTGGTGCAGTGGCTGCAATTTATACTATattggttttgttttgttccATTTCTCGGTAAGTACCAAGTGGAGAAGTGGGGGCTGAGGCACCTCAAACAATTGAAACCAAATAAATAGTTATTCAGTCAGTCAGGGCAGCCATCATCCAGCCAGCCACAAATAATGACAgaggaatgaatgaatgtatagACGAAGAACGAACATACGACGAACAAACGAAACCCAACAGCTAACGTACCAACAAACATTGTACATAGATAGATACATTTATGCGAAAAGGAGGTGGTGGAGGAGTAGAGGGAGGTGGGAGAAAAAGGAAATCCTTTTGTGTTTCGTTAACAGTTTTCACTGGTATAgagagaaaattattttttaagggaCACACAACACAGTTCTATTGTAAATCAACGACTGAACGGGAGTAGTTAATTGAAAAGAACAAAATTagcaagaaaaaataaataatttgcgttgtgattgaatataaattttcttaatttacactaaaatttatttcaagtttattttatttatttaataagtttTCCTTTTCGTTGGAGACAAATCAAAGGAAGCAATCGTGAACTTTACAATTGTGTTTGAGCCAGAGCCACAGCTGAAAGAAAGTCATCATAAACAAGATGACAAATTTGGAAAGACAACATGAGTTggtgaagaaaagtttagtgcAATTTGTCAGTGCCCATATACCGGGTGCGGATTTTAGTGGCGTTGACGAAATTGTACTCTCGTACATAATATCGATTTTGGAGGAAGCCTCACAAGATCCCTGTTTTGATGTGGAAGGTTTTGTGGAAATGATGAGTGCTTATTTTGAGGATTTTTCATCGATTGATCAGGGTGTGATATGCGATTGGATTTATAAATTGGCCAATGAATTGATTGAGCTGCAAAAGAATCAAGATAATCATCATCAGGCAGCTAATCTGTCATTTAAGTATGTATTCgttcgttttttaaatatgtacgttgattttgtttttgttcctttttttatttttctgtattATTATCTATTGTGCATTATTTGGCAAATAATATCTATGTAGATATGTATATTTCTTAATTTGTTTGCCTTTTGAATTTATCTTCCTTTTAGTTCACTTTCTTTGTCGGATATTATACCCGAATCAAAATTACGTGCTCGTAATTCTTCATCCTCTTCGGAAAAGGATGAGTTCCCATTAAATGAAAATGATAGTTATAGTGTGACAAATAATGGCTATGACTTTGATTTGATTTATTGTCAGGAGGCGAAGATTTTACAGGAAATGTTTCCGGACTCGGCATCTGTTGAGGTAAGTTTTGGATATCATGTTTATTACTAGTATAAATAATAGTATTTTATTGGGTTTAgttagaatttataaaaaaaaaatatattaaaatggtGTTACAtgatatataaaatgtatatctaaagtcatttttttaacaaatttaaatattatatagtATATAGTGTCTTTATAACCAGACATCATGATAATGGGGATTATTGAGAACTAACATGGAATAAAATATAGCgtatattttgatatatattctCAAGTATTATTGTTTACTATAGAATATTGTTATTTGGGCcattattatgttttatattaCTGAACTGTGGTTATAATAcgaaattcaaattattttagttttgaattgcGAAATAGTCGATTCGGCTTTGCCCCTCAGACGGTAATGTTTGTCTCTATatgtacaaacaatttttagtgtaatttcattaaatttgagACACTATTTAAGACCTGAAGCGAAGGTCACAATATTTATAAGAGGTGCTCCATGTCGAGGCCCAGCGATGACGCTCGGTATGCCGGTGGTCCTTTTCCAATATTGTGAATGCCGCTTAGGAAGATTGACAGTTGACATTTAAGTCCTGTCAATCATCCTAAGCGGCATTCACAGGCATAGCGAGTGAGGGTCACAATATTTATAGGAGGGGCTCTATATCGATGTCGAGGAAGTCGTCATCGCTGGGTTCGCCCTGGGTCTCGACACCTATTTTCATTTAGAGCAAAAAAGGCATTTAGTTTTGCTTTCGAGCGTTAGAGGTTTAAGGAGATTTGCAAAAAGTTGGACCATTCTCGTTTTAAAtgcattatttttatatttttatacccttcagcttcgtaagaagggtatatataagtttgtcattccgtttgtaatttctacatttttcatttccgaccctataaagtatatatattctggatccttatagatagcggagtcgattaagccatgtccgtctgtctgtctgtctgtccgtctgtctgtctgttgaaatcaattttttgaaggccccagatatctccgggatccaaatcttcaacaattctgtcagacatactttcgagaattttgctatttaaaatcagcaaaatccgtccataaataacggagatatgagcaaaaatccgagacaacctctgaaaatttcatcaaaaaacacaatgtattgcatgctttgacaaaaaaacaacaaaacgtatgcttggatgtgcaagctttgtgtattttgtttttttttgtgttttgtttcttttggcgttgttgttgttttttatacaactaaagtttagtttggttgtgtgttggtttttttgacaaaaaaacaacaaatcgtatgtttgaatgtgcatgctttgcgtattttgtttttttttgtgttttgtttcttttggcgttgttttttatacaactaaacttttgtttggttgtgtgttggtttttttgacaaaaaatcaacaaatcgtatgtttgaatgtgcatgctttgcgtattttgtttcttttggcgttgttgttgttttttatacaattaaacgtatgtttggatgtgtgttggtttcattgccttgcgtattttgtttttgttttttcttttggtgttttgtttcgtttggcgttgttgttgttttttgtgttcttgataaatttaggatgctgtacgctgaaagtgggcaatgtacatacatatatactaattataaaaaataataatgcatccacaacaaaggtgaagggtatataagattcggcatagccgaatatagcactcttacttgtttttactaagatgcttatatttttcaaaatatttaaaagttgtaTAAATTCcacaaaagaaaatcttttatattttaactagttttttaatgttatttctCTTTTCAGATTAAATATTGTGTTGCTATAGCAAATGGTGACATCGATAGTGCTACTCAGGCACTTTTGCATCGCCAAGAAACTGGCCAGAGTTTGTCCGAGAAACCAAATAATGCCATAGCTGGTCGCAAGAATATCGTTGTAAACGACACTGAACTAAAAAATCGTATTATAGCCAGGTGAGCCCACATacattgtttaatgttttattaaaaggaAAATTAACAAAAGCATATTTAACCTGTGGTTTTATTAGTTCTAATGACATCAgccaatattatttttgttgatataaAATTAGTCAATACTCTCTTAACCAATTCAATTTATAGAATTGAGTCCTTTCAATGTTAAATcgtgtatatttttttcttctattttttccTCTGCCACGATCTTTTAAAGCTCagagataatttttttcatgatttttggAGGAGTTAACAAATCTGCCTTAtgcattgaaatttaaaaatgttttccgtCGAATCGAATTACATAGTAACTAggtttgtcaattattttttattattcgattgatcgattaattttaatatttcctcGAATATAGcgagtaaaaaatattcgaataatataataaaatatatttgatatatattgctaagattcatatttattaattctaataatatttttaatgtaaccaacttggaataaaattataaacgaaTGCACTTTTGTAATTGACAcagtttttcgaattttttgtttatataatcaatttttaaaagtttaaattgaaagtaaatcaaataatttttattctaaattgaaaaatggtattcattcgaataaaaaatttattttttccttgatTATTTGAAGTTGCTTTGTACAAGAGCCACCTTTTACAAGAGGTGGCATCAGATTGTCTATGTCGGTACCTCGGAAATGTTATCGGTAGTATGTGAATcccaaataaatttcaaatataacatagttattttttaaaaaatattttctaccaaacacaaaatttattttttctgcaggctttatttacattaatgacTGTATAAAATACCATCTTTACTAGCTaaattacaacaaaatcaatacttctataattaagtaaaatatttcattatttttttgccTCTATCATAAACAATTTAACATTCCAATTTAGGTATTCGTATGTTGATAAAGATGCTAATAAGAAAGAATACAAGCCGATGGTGCCAAAAGTCGAGCCCAAAAAGCTTGTTCGCTATAGGGACAATAAAATTGTCTCGTTAAAGGGCGAACGTTACACAGAAGTAAAACGCGACGAAGAAGCTGAgttaaaaaaacccaaaaagcCAATTCAACCGTAACTAAAGTTGAAGAAAATCtactacaaatattttattaaaaagttaaagCTCAacttaaatgataaaaaatacaacaaccgTAATATTAATAAACCAAACACCATATATAAGGACGACTTTCTAATGGCAGCAGCTGCAGATGAAGAGAATTATGATGAAGACGATGTTAACGTTagaaaaacgttgaaaattgaAGAGAATgcagtaaatataaaatataaaatgataaaatatcatttaaatttaagtaactttaaaagtattattataaaaaagcaACTACAACAATTTTGTGTATCCTCCTCCACTATTAACACACCCACTTATACTTATACAACTACTAATTCTAATACTACCACAACTACCAATTTAAATAATCtcctaaatatttataaagcaCATTTAATATTAGTAGCATCATTACCAACTCCAACACCACCCACACAAACACTTTGCAATAACATTGTAGAAATGTTATATCAACAGATACACAACACAAATGCACTTttcatgatgatgataatgatgaattTACAATTTACAACAAGTGGCTACCATGCAAAGGATAAAATTTGCAACCGCAACAAACAAATGCGATTTATAAAAGATATTAGGCTTCCATTTGCCACCAAAACCACCATTTTATTAACACTATGGACGACACCATTATTAGTAGTAACCAATGAACCTTTACCAAAGTTTTTACAAATGTCATTAAAGATTAAACAAGATTCAAACACCGTTACCACGATGTTGATGATGAGAGCACAATTCTCACACAATAGTCGTGTTGCTATCTTCTTGAAGTTTGTgatctttattattattattagtataaTTGATttgttcattaattttattaaacatttactactattattttcatattattgtttattgttaattataaatttatttattaaatcctccataacaacaacaacaacaaagactttaaaaacatttttactttCATCAGCATCATTACAATTTAAGCGTAATAATGATAATGTTGCTGATGACCATTGTGATGATTCCTCTAaacatttcattgaaattttatttcaaaacttctCTACGAATGCATTTTTCACATTTAATTATCGTTGGAAATGTTTTCATTTTGccatttcgaattttttatgaGTTCAATTCTCACTAATTGTAATTAGTTGATTTTACAACTAtccatttgttttatttaatagaaaattatgaCATATTGTCAGTGTGTGTTTgaaatttatgcaatttttcaatacatttaGGTCAATAAAACTTGAGTTATCACAAAAACGTTTAACGTTTGAAAAAACTGGTAATTTGTTTGTCGCGCTAAGACAACAAATAGAAATaagctgaaaaaaaaaataaatttttgttttaatgatgACATATTTCTTATACAAGAGTTAAATAATAAAGGTCAAACGGGAATTTGATTAAATAAACTCTTAAGTGTAAACCTTGGTCAAGTCTTCTAAAAAGTTTTGTAACATTGGAAGATTTAAACGAATTGAAAAAGTcttaatagattttaataaagttgctgtctattttcagatttttggtttaaaacgGCTTTAAAAAGCAGCCATCTTTTGTAAATTTCAAgtggtaaatatttaaatttgcctTAACTTATATTTGCAAAATGATGCTGTTACATTAATTAGCTCAAAACGATCAACTTAGTTTTGAGTGTGTTTAACTCTACCAAGAGCACTTCCTTATCACTGCCCTTTTTATCTAtcgaaaattttcataatttaaggACGACTTCGCTCTGGAGCGAACAGCAACCACAATTGAAtttgaaagaaacaaaaaaaacagaaatacacGGTAGACTGGGATGACACTTTATCTCCAAAAGTCGTGTTGAGTTCTTCCGAGTCGTTTGTCGATGAAAAATTCAGGATACAAAGGACTTTTCGTctgttacaatattttaaagcacTTTAGGATGACTTCATTCTTGTGGATCGAACGACAAACTCAATGGAATTTGAAAAACCAGCGATTCGTAAAGGATGAAGATAAGAATTGAGTAAATGCATGTTAAAATTGCAAAAAGGCCGCCACGATTTATATTTGGCTCTCAATTCCTTGTTTTATCTATAAAATAAGATTTAacttgttgtatttattttcgaGTTTCGGCTAAAAATCAGCAGACACCTGTGCCAAACAAATGTTCGAAAACATTAATCCTTAATACAattatcaaaatcaaattaaatttgttccaAACGAAGCTCTGGCTTAAACTGGAACAATGTTGACACTGGATTTAACAAATGTCCTTATATGCCATGAATATCTGTAGAGACCTTTAAATTGTCCTATAATAAATACACATATTTCAGAATGTTATTGAATTGTACAATAACTTTTCCGATAACTCAATGATGTgttcttttaacaaaaatggaactaaataaaaaataatcaatttaatttaaaattttgttattcaattatataataatcaaaaatataagtattaaataaaaatgaaagggtttttcgaaattttaaacaaaattttttgttcataaatttgatACCAGATACCAGACTACcttgtgacttgaggagaaattggaaaaaaagtttatttcgtCGGCTcattaagtattatttttaccaaaaaaaaccatcactcaaaggCTAAGCttgttgtggccgtacaagcacagAAGATACCGAACAAtatggacgcccagttgaggcctctacaattgaaaaaatcagcatatggtgttggccgatcggagattgaaaatgcgagagattgtggaagccataaccatctcacatggctcaattcagtggtttcaattttaaatgatcACTTGGGCATGAGAAAGCGTTCCGCAAAATGGctgccctattctccggatttagctcCGAGTGActattgtttccaaacctgaaaaaATGTCTCCGCGGAAATAggtttgactccaacgatgaactcattttaaaaaaatacatattttcatgaCCTCGACAAATGGCATAGAGCTCAAgagagactatgttgaaaaaataaaataagtttttattcaaaaactgTGATTCATTCAATTCCAATTATTTCGGGAACTTGGTCCATtctgaattttgtatatgtttttaATCGTGCAATTGCTCATATTTAAGGAACATTTTTGGAGATATCCTTTATTGAAGAACGATTTTCTAAACTATATCCTGTTTTGATGAGAACTGGAAAAAATGATAAAATCTACGATTCATTAACATTAATAGAAGATCAAAAAATCTGACGAACAATTCTAAAGTTATTAACAGTTTTACTTTAGGTAATTTACGTGCATCTATTACAAAATATGAAGTTTGAACctatataaaatcaaatttaagaaTCCGAAATTATGGagaacataaaattttgtatgaccatGGGAAACAGGTGAAGAttgaacaattatttttttgattgaaaatgttttttcgtGCCTATTTAAATCACTGTTAACTAGTAGatacaaaaaatttgaattaaaacacaaattataCCAAAacagtttttctcaaaaaatattttattttataaaaaaatttatgactaaGATTTagtcctatatttttttttgaaattttaaaaatcattccTCATTTTCTTAATGTCTTGGTTAGTTTTTTATCGTAAGGAATAAAGTTAACCAGCCTTAATGAAAACGTGGAACTTTAAAAAGATTatagatacatattttgtttattataatacttttctaacaaaattataaattctaaCGAACTTCcatgaacaaaaattgtgatgaaaatatataatatattaaagataaaacacacacactggattttaaagaaaacaggAGCTCAAATAGACTTATGAATCTGTAATAAtgatatcaaaaaatatatattttttaaaaaaaattaactattttcttaagtt
The nucleotide sequence above comes from Calliphora vicina chromosome 1, idCalVici1.1, whole genome shotgun sequence. Encoded proteins:
- the LOC135963732 gene encoding CUE domain-containing protein 2, with translation MTNLERQHELVKKSLVQFVSAHIPGADFSGVDEIVLSYIISILEEASQDPCFDVEGFVEMMSAYFEDFSSIDQGVICDWIYKLANELIELQKNQDNHHQAANLSFNSLSLSDIIPESKLRARNSSSSSEKDEFPLNENDSYSVTNNGYDFDLIYCQEAKILQEMFPDSASVEIKYCVAIANGDIDSATQALLHRQETGQSLSEKPNNAIAGRKNIVVNDTELKNRIIARYSYVDKDANKKEYKPMVPKVEPKKLVRYRDNKIVSLKGERYTEVKRDEEAELKKPKKPIQP